One Euphorbia lathyris chromosome 1, ddEupLath1.1, whole genome shotgun sequence DNA segment encodes these proteins:
- the LOC136210574 gene encoding axial regulator YABBY 1-like, with protein MSSSNSNSNSTLSLDHLPPSEQLCYVQCNICDTVLAVSVPCTSLFKTVTVRCGHCTNLLPVNMRGLILPSPNQFHLGHSFFSPSHNLLDEIPNQSPNFYINQANVNEYSINQARGVTDELPRPPVINRPPEKRQRVPSVYNRFIKDEIQRIKAGNPDISHREAFSAAAKNWAHFPHIHFGLMPDQTVKKANVRQQEGEDVLMKDGFFASANVNVGVSPY; from the exons ATGTCCTCCTctaattctaattctaattctaCTCTCTCCTTGGACCACCTTCCTCCTTCCGAGCAACTTTGTTATGTCCAGTGCAACATCTGTGACACTGTTCTCGCG GTGAGTGTTCCATGCACAAGCCTATTCAAGACTGTTACTGTTCGATGTGGCCACTGCACCAATCTCCTTCCTGTCAATATGCGTGGCTTGATCTTGCCTTCACCTAATCAGTTTCACTTGGGCCactctttcttctctccttctcaCAACCTTCTG GATGAAATCCCAAACCAGTCCccaaatttttatataaatcaaGCAAATGTGAATGAGTATAGCATTAACCAAGCTCGAGGAGTGACTGATGAGCTTCCCAGGCCACCAGTTATCAATAGAC CCCCGGAGAAGAGGCAGAGAGTCCCCTCAGTCTACAATCGTTTCATCAA gGACGAGATCCAACGCATCAAGGCTGGAAATCCTGATATAAGTCACAGAGAAGCCTTTAGTGCTGCTGCTAAGAAT TGGGCCCACTTTCCCCACATTCACTTTGGTCTGATGCCAGATCAGACTGTGAAGAAGGCTAACGTGCGCCAGCAG GAAGGAGAAGATGTTCTGATGAAGGATGGATTCTTTGCTTCAGCTAATGTTAATGTTGGTGTTTCTCCCTACTGA